From one Streptomyces chromofuscus genomic stretch:
- a CDS encoding pyrophosphohydrolase domain-containing protein yields MSSSPADLVRAFHLAFGLDVRGTPERVPSELAAHRAELLAEEAAEVAEVAVTGPLDKLAHELADVVYVAYGTALVHGIDLDAVIAEIHRSNMTKLGPDGQVVRRADGKVLKGEHCEAPDVAGVLRRQGWRPDEG; encoded by the coding sequence ATGAGTTCCTCGCCCGCCGACCTGGTCCGCGCGTTCCACCTCGCCTTCGGCCTCGACGTCCGCGGCACCCCGGAGCGGGTCCCGTCGGAACTGGCCGCGCATCGGGCCGAGCTGCTGGCCGAGGAGGCCGCGGAGGTCGCCGAGGTGGCGGTGACCGGGCCCCTGGACAAGCTCGCGCACGAGCTGGCCGACGTCGTCTACGTGGCGTACGGCACAGCTCTGGTGCACGGCATCGACCTGGACGCGGTCATAGCCGAGATCCACCGCTCCAACATGACCAAGCTGGGCCCCGACGGCCAGGTGGTGCGCCGCGCCGACGGCAAGGTCCTGAAGGGGGAGCACTGCGAGGCGCCGGACGTCGCGGGGGTGCTGCGCCGGCAGGGGTGGCGGCCGGACGAGGGGTGA
- a CDS encoding class III extradiol dioxygenase subunit B-like domain-containing protein → MLVAAAVCPCPPLLVPAVAAGAAPELDAARAACTDALGVLAAVRPDRLIVVGPTRQEDAETYPEGTPGSFRGFGVDVGVRLGRETAAGVEADAGARRPLPPSLAVAAWLLERTGWSDAPIEGLAVGESLARDQCTAIGRDLAARAGRVALLVMGDASACRTLKAPGYLDERAEPFDAAAGRALGAADLAALRALDVELARQLMVSGRAPWQVLAGAATDADLTGTLLYEDAPYGVGYVVASWS, encoded by the coding sequence ATGCTTGTCGCCGCCGCAGTCTGCCCCTGCCCGCCGCTTCTCGTCCCCGCCGTCGCCGCGGGCGCCGCACCCGAACTGGACGCAGCCCGGGCCGCATGCACGGACGCCCTCGGGGTGCTCGCCGCCGTCCGGCCCGACCGGCTGATCGTCGTCGGGCCGACCCGGCAGGAGGATGCCGAGACGTACCCCGAGGGCACGCCCGGCTCCTTCCGCGGCTTCGGCGTCGACGTCGGCGTACGCTTGGGCCGGGAGACGGCGGCCGGCGTGGAGGCCGACGCGGGCGCACGGCGACCGCTGCCGCCGTCGCTCGCCGTCGCCGCGTGGCTGCTGGAGCGGACCGGGTGGTCGGACGCGCCGATCGAAGGACTCGCCGTCGGCGAATCACTCGCGCGCGACCAATGCACCGCGATCGGCCGGGACCTCGCCGCCCGGGCCGGGCGCGTGGCGCTGCTGGTGATGGGCGACGCGAGCGCGTGCCGCACGCTGAAGGCGCCGGGCTACCTCGACGAACGGGCCGAGCCGTTCGACGCCGCGGCCGGGCGCGCGCTGGGGGCGGCGGATCTCGCGGCGCTGCGGGCGCTGGACGTGGAGCTGGCGCGGCAGCTGATGGTGTCGGGCCGGGCACCCTGGCAGGTACTGGCCGGTGCGGCCACCGACGCGGACCTCACCGGCACCCTGCTGTACGAGGACGCGCCGTACGGGGTGGGCTACGTGGTGGCGTCCTGGTCATGA
- the dapF gene encoding diaminopimelate epimerase yields the protein MSTRIAFLKGHGTENDFVIVPDPENAIDLPPAAVVALCDRRAGIGGDGLLHVVRSAAHPEAEEMAAEAEWFMDYRNGDGSIAEMCGNGVRVFARYLQRAGHVAEGDIAVATRGGVKTVHLAKDGDVTVGMGRARLPEGDVTVSVGARSWPARNVNMGNPHAVAFVGDLADAGDLLSPPPFSPAAAYPDGVNVEFVVDRGPRHVAMRVHERGSGETRSCGTGACAVAVAAARRDGADPAVTGTSATYTVDVPGGRLVITERPDGEIEMTGPAVIVAEGEVDADWLAGAAG from the coding sequence ATGAGCACGCGGATCGCCTTCCTCAAGGGCCACGGCACCGAGAACGACTTCGTGATCGTCCCGGACCCCGAGAACGCCATCGACCTGCCCCCGGCTGCCGTCGTCGCCCTGTGCGACCGCCGCGCGGGGATCGGCGGGGACGGCCTGCTGCACGTCGTGCGGTCCGCCGCGCACCCCGAGGCCGAGGAGATGGCGGCCGAGGCGGAGTGGTTCATGGACTACCGCAACGGCGACGGCTCGATCGCCGAGATGTGCGGCAACGGCGTGCGCGTGTTCGCGCGCTACCTCCAGCGCGCCGGCCACGTGGCCGAGGGGGACATCGCGGTCGCCACCCGAGGGGGCGTGAAGACCGTGCATCTCGCCAAGGACGGTGACGTCACCGTCGGCATGGGCAGGGCGCGGCTCCCCGAGGGCGACGTCACGGTGAGCGTCGGCGCGCGCAGCTGGCCCGCGCGGAACGTGAACATGGGCAACCCGCACGCCGTGGCCTTCGTGGGCGACCTCGCGGACGCCGGCGACCTGCTCTCCCCGCCGCCGTTCAGCCCGGCGGCCGCCTACCCGGACGGCGTGAACGTGGAGTTCGTCGTCGACCGCGGCCCGCGGCACGTCGCCATGCGCGTGCACGAGCGCGGCTCCGGCGAGACCCGCTCCTGTGGCACGGGCGCGTGCGCCGTCGCCGTGGCCGCCGCCCGCCGCGACGGCGCCGACCCGGCCGTCACCGGGACTTCGGCGACCTACACCGTGGACGTGCCGGGCGGACGCCTGGTCATCACCGAACGCCCCGATGGCGAGATAGAGATGACGGGACCGGCGGTGATCGTCGCCGAGGGCGAGGTCGACGCGGACTGGCTCGCGGGCGCGGCCGGCTGA
- a CDS encoding response regulator transcription factor translates to MRLLLVEDDNHVAAALSAVLARHGFDVTHARNGEEALQALVPEGVGFGVVLLDLGLPDQDGYEVCGKIRKRTSIPVIMVTARSDVRSRIHGLNLGADDYVVKPYDTGELLARIHAVSRRTAHEDPGAGGDTALLLGPVRIELPTRQVTVDGAVVPLTRKEFDLLALLAQRPGVVFRREQIISEVWRTSWEGTGRTLEVHVASLRAKLRMPALIETVRGVGYRLVAPAA, encoded by the coding sequence ATGAGACTGCTCCTCGTCGAGGACGACAACCACGTCGCCGCCGCTCTGTCCGCGGTCCTGGCCCGGCATGGTTTCGACGTCACGCACGCGCGCAACGGCGAGGAGGCACTCCAGGCGCTCGTCCCCGAGGGCGTCGGCTTCGGCGTCGTCCTGCTCGACCTCGGCCTGCCCGACCAGGACGGGTACGAGGTGTGCGGCAAGATCCGCAAGCGCACCAGCATCCCGGTGATCATGGTCACCGCGCGCTCCGACGTCCGTTCCCGTATCCACGGCCTCAACCTGGGCGCCGACGACTACGTCGTGAAGCCCTACGACACCGGTGAGCTCCTCGCCCGTATACACGCCGTCAGCCGGCGCACCGCTCACGAGGACCCGGGGGCCGGCGGCGACACCGCGCTGCTCCTCGGCCCCGTGCGCATCGAACTGCCCACCCGCCAGGTCACCGTGGACGGTGCGGTCGTCCCCCTGACCCGCAAGGAGTTCGACCTGCTCGCCCTGCTCGCACAGCGTCCCGGGGTGGTGTTCCGGCGGGAGCAGATCATCAGCGAGGTGTGGCGCACCAGCTGGGAGGGGACCGGACGCACCCTGGAGGTGCACGTCGCGTCCCTGCGCGCCAAGCTGCGCATGCCCGCCCTCATCGAGACCGTGCGCGGCGTCGGCTACCGGCTCGTCGCCCCGGCCGCGTAG
- the miaA gene encoding tRNA (adenosine(37)-N6)-dimethylallyltransferase MiaA encodes MSSALPAPRVIAVVGPTAAGKSDLGVHLAQQLGGEVVNADSMQLYQGMDIGTAKLTPEERGGVPHHLLDIWDVTVTASVAEYQRLARERIDSLLADGRWPILVGGSGLYVRGAVDNLEFPGTDPEIRARLEEELALRGSGALHARLAAADPEAARAILPSNGRRIVRALEVIEITGMPFTANLPGHDSVYDTVQIGVDVARPELDERIARRVDRMWEAGLVEEVRALEARGLREGRTASRALGYQQVLAALAGECTMEEARAETVRATKRFARRQDSWFRRDPRVHWLSGAAADLTELPRHALALVERPVTA; translated from the coding sequence GTGAGCAGCGCACTTCCCGCCCCCCGAGTCATCGCCGTCGTCGGACCGACCGCGGCTGGAAAGTCCGATCTGGGCGTCCACCTGGCCCAACAGCTCGGCGGGGAGGTCGTCAACGCCGACTCCATGCAGCTCTACCAGGGGATGGACATCGGCACCGCCAAGCTGACGCCCGAGGAGCGCGGCGGCGTCCCGCACCACCTGCTCGACATCTGGGACGTCACGGTCACGGCCTCCGTCGCCGAGTACCAGCGGCTCGCCCGGGAACGCATCGACAGCCTGCTCGCCGACGGCCGCTGGCCGATCCTGGTCGGCGGCTCCGGCCTGTACGTCCGCGGGGCCGTCGACAACCTGGAGTTCCCCGGCACCGACCCCGAGATCAGGGCCCGGCTGGAGGAGGAGCTCGCCCTGCGCGGCTCCGGGGCGCTGCACGCCCGCCTCGCCGCCGCCGATCCCGAGGCCGCGCGGGCGATCCTGCCGAGCAACGGCCGCCGTATCGTCCGCGCGCTGGAGGTGATCGAGATCACCGGCATGCCCTTCACGGCCAACCTCCCGGGTCACGACTCGGTGTACGACACCGTGCAGATCGGCGTCGACGTGGCGCGTCCCGAGCTCGACGAGCGGATCGCGCGCCGGGTCGACCGGATGTGGGAGGCCGGGCTCGTCGAGGAAGTGCGCGCACTGGAGGCGCGGGGGTTGCGCGAGGGGCGTACGGCGTCGCGCGCACTCGGCTACCAGCAGGTGCTCGCGGCGCTGGCCGGTGAGTGCACGATGGAGGAGGCACGGGCCGAGACCGTCCGGGCCACCAAACGCTTCGCGCGCCGTCAGGATTCATGGTTCAGGCGCGACCCCCGGGTGCATTGGCTCAGTGGGGCCGCGGCGGACCTCACGGAACTTCCGCGGCATGCCCTGGCGTTGGTCGAACGACCGGTCACAGCCTGA
- a CDS encoding amino acid ABC transporter ATP-binding protein, translated as MTEVSVAKEDVAATGELVVLKSVNKHFGALHVLQDIDLTIARGEVVVVIGPSGSGKSTLCRTINRLETIDSGSITIDGKPLPAEGKALARLRADVGMVFQSFNLFAHKTVLENVMLGQIKVRRAEKKQAEAKARALLDRVGVASQADKYPAQLSGGQQQRVAIARALAMDPKVMLFDEPTSALDPEMINEVLEVMQQLARDGMTMIVVTHEMGFARSAANRVVFMADGRIVEEAVPDQFFSNPRSDRAKDFLSKILHH; from the coding sequence ATGACCGAAGTATCGGTGGCCAAGGAAGATGTGGCCGCGACCGGCGAACTGGTCGTCCTGAAGAGCGTCAACAAGCACTTCGGCGCGTTGCACGTTCTCCAGGACATCGATCTGACGATCGCCCGCGGCGAGGTCGTCGTGGTCATCGGGCCCTCCGGGTCCGGAAAGTCCACCTTGTGCCGCACCATCAACCGGCTGGAGACGATCGACTCCGGCTCGATCACCATCGACGGCAAGCCGCTGCCCGCGGAGGGCAAGGCGCTGGCCCGGCTGCGCGCCGATGTCGGCATGGTGTTCCAGTCGTTCAACCTCTTCGCGCACAAGACCGTGCTCGAGAACGTGATGCTGGGCCAGATCAAGGTCCGCAGGGCGGAGAAGAAGCAGGCCGAGGCGAAGGCCCGGGCCCTGCTCGACCGGGTCGGCGTGGCCTCGCAGGCGGACAAGTACCCCGCGCAGCTCTCCGGTGGCCAGCAGCAGCGCGTCGCGATCGCACGCGCCCTGGCCATGGACCCGAAGGTCATGCTCTTCGACGAGCCGACCTCGGCCCTCGACCCGGAGATGATCAACGAGGTGCTGGAAGTCATGCAGCAGCTCGCCCGCGACGGCATGACCATGATCGTCGTCACGCACGAGATGGGCTTCGCGCGATCGGCCGCGAACCGTGTGGTGTTCATGGCAGACGGCCGCATCGTCGAAGAGGCCGTGCCGGACCAGTTCTTCAGCAATCCGCGCAGCGACCGCGCCAAGGACTTCCTGTCGAAGATCCTCCACCACTGA
- a CDS encoding TAXI family TRAP transporter solute-binding subunit: MPRTFPRIGTRRALQGTAAGVVALGLLLWWLLPLGEEPPSGSITFSTGTPRGVYQEYATLLRTELSKDMPNLDVRLLTSDGSQENVARVATGEADFTIAAADAVETYELNKGPGADRLRGVARLYDDYVHVVVPRDSDIDSVADLRGRRVAVGLPHSGVRLIATRVLRAAGIDAQQDITPMSDGIDTGPDRLRSGEIEAFFWSGGLPTDGLLQLSRKFNFRFLPIDAAYVDELHRQGPATQHYRATNMPESAYGARGGVAVPTMAVSNVLITRKDMDPELTEWVTRTVIKSRDGIGAHVHSAQLVDLRTAIYTDPLPLHDGARRYYRSVKP; the protein is encoded by the coding sequence ATGCCCAGAACGTTCCCCCGTATCGGCACCCGCCGCGCCCTGCAGGGCACGGCCGCCGGCGTCGTCGCCCTCGGCCTGCTGCTGTGGTGGCTGCTGCCGCTGGGCGAGGAGCCGCCGAGCGGGTCGATCACGTTCAGCACCGGCACGCCCCGCGGTGTCTACCAGGAGTACGCCACCCTGCTGCGCACCGAGCTGTCCAAGGACATGCCGAACCTCGACGTGCGGCTGCTGACCAGTGACGGCTCGCAGGAGAACGTCGCACGCGTGGCGACCGGCGAGGCCGACTTCACCATCGCCGCGGCCGACGCGGTGGAGACGTACGAGCTGAACAAGGGCCCGGGGGCGGACCGGCTTCGCGGGGTCGCACGGCTGTACGACGACTACGTGCACGTCGTCGTCCCCCGCGACTCGGACATCGACTCGGTCGCGGACCTGCGCGGCAGGCGGGTCGCCGTAGGTCTGCCCCACTCGGGCGTGCGGCTGATCGCGACCCGGGTGCTCAGGGCGGCCGGCATCGACGCGCAGCAGGACATCACGCCGATGTCCGACGGCATCGACACCGGGCCGGACCGGCTCCGGAGCGGTGAGATCGAGGCGTTCTTCTGGTCCGGCGGGCTGCCCACGGACGGTCTGCTGCAACTGTCCCGGAAGTTCAATTTCCGGTTCCTGCCGATCGACGCCGCCTACGTCGACGAGCTGCACCGCCAGGGTCCGGCCACCCAGCACTATCGCGCCACCAACATGCCCGAGTCGGCGTACGGGGCCCGTGGCGGCGTCGCCGTGCCCACGATGGCGGTGTCCAACGTGCTGATCACCCGCAAGGACATGGATCCCGAGCTCACCGAGTGGGTGACCCGCACGGTGATAAAGAGCCGCGACGGCATCGGCGCCCACGTCCACTCCGCCCAGCTGGTCGATCTACGCACGGCGATCTACACCGACCCCCTGCCCCTGCACGACGGCGCGCGGCGCTACTACCGCTCGGTCAAGCCGTAG
- a CDS encoding sensor histidine kinase: MHTRLLPLLIVLMAAVLLALGIPLAVSVAAAQQQKVVVDRIDDTAFFAALAQFVNAPPEPPGRRLETLSRELDSYHEVYGIRVGVFYADETSMAHAPAEWSLPRTGEVRAAFDEALLSRRSDDPEQVWPWQNHRLVVASPVIRDGDVVAVVVTDSPTGQMRSRILYGWLVIAAGETAAMLLAVGAALRLTGWVLRPVRVLDATTHEIATGRLKSRVAVASGPPELRRLARSFNEMVDNVEVVLEQQRAFVADASHQLRNPLAALLLRIELLALELPEGNEEIASVQAEGKRLARVLDDLLDLALAEHAGADLRLTDIGALTGERVAAWAPTAEAKGVRLVGKCPPTTAWADPVTLSSALDAVIDNAVKFTPAGECVEVTVASNGGRSTVVVADRGPGLTDEELTRVGDRFWRSGRHQNVKGSGLGLSISRALLAAAGGSIAYEHQAPHGLKVTVSVPRNGPTA; the protein is encoded by the coding sequence GTGCACACACGTCTCCTGCCGCTGCTGATCGTCCTGATGGCGGCCGTACTGCTGGCCCTCGGCATCCCTCTCGCCGTCAGCGTGGCCGCGGCCCAGCAGCAGAAGGTGGTCGTCGACCGGATCGACGACACGGCGTTCTTCGCGGCCCTCGCCCAGTTCGTCAACGCCCCGCCCGAACCCCCGGGCAGGCGCCTGGAGACGCTGAGCCGCGAACTCGACAGCTACCACGAGGTCTACGGCATCAGGGTCGGCGTCTTCTACGCCGATGAGACCTCCATGGCTCACGCGCCGGCGGAGTGGTCCCTCCCGCGGACGGGCGAGGTGCGGGCCGCCTTCGACGAGGCGCTGCTCAGCCGCCGCAGCGACGATCCCGAGCAGGTGTGGCCGTGGCAGAACCACCGGCTCGTCGTGGCCTCCCCGGTGATCCGGGACGGCGACGTCGTCGCGGTGGTGGTCACCGACTCGCCCACCGGGCAGATGCGTTCCCGGATCCTGTACGGCTGGCTGGTCATCGCCGCCGGGGAGACGGCCGCCATGCTGCTGGCCGTCGGCGCCGCGCTGCGGCTGACCGGCTGGGTGCTCAGACCCGTACGCGTCCTGGACGCGACCACGCACGAGATCGCCACCGGACGCCTGAAGTCCCGGGTGGCGGTGGCCAGCGGGCCGCCGGAACTACGGCGGCTCGCCCGTTCCTTCAACGAGATGGTGGACAACGTCGAGGTCGTCCTGGAGCAGCAGCGCGCCTTCGTCGCCGACGCCTCGCACCAGTTGCGCAACCCGCTCGCAGCCCTGCTGCTGCGCATCGAGCTGCTCGCCCTCGAACTGCCCGAGGGCAACGAGGAGATCGCCTCCGTCCAGGCCGAGGGCAAGCGCCTGGCACGGGTCCTGGACGACCTGCTCGACCTGGCGCTCGCCGAGCACGCCGGGGCCGACCTCCGGCTCACCGACATCGGCGCGCTCACCGGCGAGCGGGTCGCCGCCTGGGCGCCGACCGCCGAGGCCAAGGGCGTACGGCTGGTGGGGAAGTGCCCGCCGACGACCGCCTGGGCCGACCCGGTGACCCTGTCCAGCGCGCTGGACGCGGTGATCGACAACGCGGTGAAGTTCACCCCCGCGGGCGAGTGCGTCGAGGTCACCGTGGCCAGCAACGGTGGGCGCTCGACCGTCGTGGTCGCCGACCGCGGGCCCGGCCTGACCGACGAGGAGCTGACCCGCGTCGGAGACCGCTTCTGGCGCAGCGGACGGCACCAGAACGTGAAGGGCTCGGGGCTCGGCCTGTCCATCTCCCGCGCGCTGCTCGCGGCGGCCGGTGGCTCCATCGCGTACGAGCACCAGGCACCGCACGGGTTGAAGGTGACGGTGAGCGTGCCGCGCAACGGCCCTACGGCTTGA
- a CDS encoding cation:proton antiporter gives MHSAVLLIEFGSILLGLGLLGRVAGRLGFSPIPLYLLAGLAFGEGGLLPLGASEEFVAIGAEIGVILLLLMLGLEYTASDLVTNLKAHYPAGLVDFALNALPGAAAALILGWGPVAAVVLAGVTWISSSGVIAKVLGELGRIGNRETPVILSVLVLEDLAMAVYLPIVTALVAGIGLAAGSVTLAIALGVAGLVLFAAVRYGRVISRFVSSDDPEKLLLVVLGLTILVAGIAQQLQVSAAVGAFLVGIALSGEVAEGAHTLLSPLRDLFAAVFFVFFGLHTDPASIPPVLLPALALAVATTLTKIATGYWAARRAGISVRGRWRTGGALVARGEFSIVIAGLAVTAGIEPSLGPLATAYVLILVILGPVTARYTEPLAMRWTRRSKNTPGPVRHEETARAEAQVGD, from the coding sequence GTGCACTCCGCGGTCCTGTTGATCGAGTTCGGTTCGATCCTGCTCGGCCTCGGCCTGCTCGGCCGCGTGGCCGGCCGGCTGGGCTTCTCCCCCATCCCGCTCTATCTGCTCGCCGGGCTGGCCTTCGGCGAGGGCGGCCTGCTGCCGCTCGGGGCCAGCGAGGAGTTCGTGGCCATCGGCGCCGAGATCGGCGTCATCCTGCTGCTGCTGATGCTGGGCCTGGAGTACACGGCCAGCGACCTCGTGACCAACCTCAAGGCGCACTACCCGGCGGGACTGGTCGACTTCGCGCTCAACGCCCTGCCGGGCGCGGCGGCCGCGCTGATCCTGGGCTGGGGCCCGGTGGCCGCCGTCGTACTGGCGGGCGTCACCTGGATCTCGTCCTCCGGTGTCATCGCCAAGGTGCTCGGCGAACTCGGCCGGATCGGCAACCGTGAGACGCCGGTGATCCTCAGCGTGCTGGTCCTGGAGGACCTGGCGATGGCCGTGTACCTGCCCATCGTCACCGCGCTGGTCGCCGGCATCGGTCTGGCGGCGGGGAGTGTGACGCTGGCGATCGCGCTGGGCGTGGCGGGGCTGGTCCTCTTCGCGGCGGTGCGCTACGGCCGCGTCATCTCGCGGTTCGTCTCCAGCGACGACCCGGAGAAGCTGCTGCTGGTCGTCCTCGGGCTGACGATCCTGGTCGCGGGCATCGCCCAGCAGCTTCAGGTGTCGGCGGCGGTGGGCGCGTTCCTGGTCGGCATCGCGCTGTCCGGGGAGGTGGCGGAGGGGGCGCACACCCTGCTGAGCCCGCTGCGCGACCTGTTCGCCGCGGTCTTCTTCGTCTTCTTCGGCCTGCACACCGACCCGGCGAGCATCCCGCCGGTCCTGCTGCCGGCCCTCGCCCTGGCCGTCGCCACCACACTGACCAAGATCGCGACTGGCTACTGGGCGGCCCGGCGTGCCGGCATCTCCGTCCGGGGCCGCTGGCGCACGGGCGGTGCGCTGGTGGCGCGCGGCGAGTTCTCGATCGTGATCGCCGGCCTGGCGGTGACGGCCGGCATCGAACCGTCCCTGGGCCCGCTGGCCACCGCCTACGTCCTGATCCTGGTCATCCTCGGGCCCGTCACAGCCCGCTACACCGAGCCACTCGCGATGCGCTGGACACGCCGCTCCAAGAACACACCCGGCCCGGTCCGGCACGAGGAGACCGCCAGGGCGGAGGCGCAGGTGGGGGACTGA
- the miaB gene encoding tRNA (N6-isopentenyl adenosine(37)-C2)-methylthiotransferase MiaB, producing the protein MSSIDRSQTVGVTRSYEIRTYGCQMNVHDSERLAGLLEDAGYVRAPEGSDGEADVVVFNTCAVRENADNRLYGNLGHLAPKKAGRPGMQIAVGGCLAQKDRDTIVKRAPWVDVVFGTHNIGKLPVLLERARVQQEAQVEIAESLEAFPSTLPTRRESAYAAWVSISVGCNNTCTFCIVPALRGKEKDRRPGDVLAEVEALVAEGVSEITLLGQNVNAYGSDIGDREAFSKLLRACGRIEGLERVRFTSPHPRDFTDDVIAAMAETPNVMPQLHMPLQSGSDTVLKAMRRSYRQERYLGIIEKVRAAIPHAAITTDIIVGFPGETEEDFEQTLHVVREARFAQAFTFQYSKRPGTPAAEMDDQIPKEVVQARYERLVALQEEISWDENKKQVGRTLELMVAEGEGRKDGATHRLSGRAPDNRLVHFTKPDQEVRPGDVVTVEVTYAAPHHLLAEGPVLDVRRTRAGDAWEKRNAAEAVKPAGVLLGLPKVGVPEPLPVASGSGCGCD; encoded by the coding sequence ATGAGCAGCATCGACCGGAGCCAGACAGTGGGCGTCACTCGCAGCTATGAGATCCGCACCTACGGGTGCCAGATGAACGTCCACGACTCCGAGCGATTGGCCGGACTGCTGGAGGACGCCGGGTACGTACGCGCCCCGGAGGGCTCCGACGGCGAGGCGGACGTCGTCGTCTTCAACACCTGCGCGGTACGGGAGAACGCCGACAACCGGCTGTACGGCAACCTCGGCCACCTCGCCCCGAAGAAGGCCGGGCGGCCCGGCATGCAGATCGCGGTCGGCGGCTGCCTCGCGCAGAAGGACCGCGACACGATCGTGAAGAGGGCGCCCTGGGTGGACGTCGTCTTCGGCACGCACAACATCGGCAAGCTGCCCGTCCTGCTGGAACGCGCGCGCGTGCAGCAAGAGGCGCAGGTCGAGATCGCCGAGTCGCTGGAGGCGTTCCCGTCGACGCTGCCGACGCGCCGCGAGAGCGCGTACGCGGCGTGGGTGTCGATCTCCGTCGGATGCAACAACACCTGCACCTTCTGCATCGTGCCCGCGCTGCGCGGCAAGGAGAAGGACCGCCGTCCCGGCGACGTCCTCGCCGAGGTCGAGGCCCTGGTCGCCGAGGGCGTCTCCGAGATCACACTGCTCGGGCAGAACGTCAACGCGTACGGCAGCGACATCGGCGACCGCGAGGCCTTCAGCAAGCTGCTGCGGGCCTGCGGCCGGATCGAGGGCCTGGAGCGCGTCCGCTTCACCTCCCCGCACCCCCGCGACTTCACCGACGACGTCATCGCGGCCATGGCCGAGACGCCGAACGTGATGCCGCAGCTGCACATGCCGCTCCAGTCCGGCTCCGACACGGTCCTCAAGGCCATGCGCCGTTCCTACCGCCAAGAGCGCTACCTGGGGATCATCGAGAAGGTCCGCGCCGCCATCCCGCACGCGGCGATCACCACCGACATCATCGTGGGCTTCCCCGGCGAGACCGAGGAGGACTTCGAGCAGACCCTGCACGTGGTGCGCGAGGCCAGGTTCGCCCAGGCCTTCACCTTCCAGTACTCCAAGCGCCCGGGCACCCCGGCCGCCGAGATGGACGATCAGATCCCCAAGGAGGTCGTCCAGGCGCGCTACGAGCGTCTCGTGGCCCTCCAGGAGGAGATCTCCTGGGACGAGAACAAGAAGCAGGTCGGCCGCACCCTGGAGCTGATGGTCGCCGAGGGCGAGGGCCGCAAGGACGGCGCCACCCACCGCCTCTCCGGCCGCGCCCCCGACAACCGCCTCGTCCACTTCACCAAGCCGGACCAGGAGGTGCGCCCCGGCGACGTGGTCACGGTCGAGGTGACGTACGCCGCCCCGCACCACCTCCTCGCCGAGGGGCCGGTCCTCGACGTGCGACGCACGCGCGCGGGCGACGCCTGGGAGAAGCGCAACGCCGCCGAGGCGGTCAAGCCGGCGGGCGTGCTGCTGGGCCTGCCGAAGGTGGGCGTCCCCGAGCCGCTGCCGGTGGCCTCGGGCAGCGGATGCGGCTGCGACTGA
- a CDS encoding antitoxin — MGLFHDLKAKLTPAKGKVSDLAQQHEGKIQHGIDRAAKVVDERTKGKYSDKIHSGTDKAKGAMDRLAHRHDRGPGGGTTTPPSGPPPVS, encoded by the coding sequence ATGGGTCTCTTCCACGATCTGAAGGCCAAGCTGACCCCGGCCAAGGGCAAGGTCTCCGACCTCGCACAGCAGCACGAGGGCAAGATCCAGCACGGCATCGACAGGGCCGCGAAGGTCGTCGACGAGCGGACCAAGGGCAAGTACAGCGACAAGATCCACTCGGGCACCGACAAGGCAAAGGGCGCCATGGACCGGCTCGCGCACCGGCACGACAGGGGTCCGGGAGGTGGCACCACCACGCCGCCGAGCGGCCCGCCGCCGGTGTCCTGA
- a CDS encoding cation:proton antiporter regulatory subunit yields the protein MSAPRLRATPLPGIGVQYDLVTREHRHLSVVAHRDGTRTVNVYRADDPDSCLQSLHLTAAEAAALIDAMQPSHHSNSLLSTTDLGLVAERITVGGTSRWNGRVLGDTRMRTETGASVVAVLRRADAIPSPAPDFRLAGGDTLIVIGTREGVDAAAAILGRE from the coding sequence GTGTCCGCACCACGCCTGAGGGCGACGCCGCTGCCGGGCATCGGGGTCCAGTACGACCTGGTGACCCGGGAACACCGCCATCTGTCCGTGGTGGCCCACCGCGACGGCACCCGCACGGTCAACGTCTACCGGGCCGACGACCCCGACTCCTGCCTGCAGTCGCTGCACCTGACCGCCGCGGAGGCAGCGGCACTGATCGACGCCATGCAGCCGTCGCACCACAGCAACAGCCTGCTGTCCACCACGGACCTCGGCCTGGTGGCCGAGCGGATCACGGTCGGCGGGACCTCGCGGTGGAACGGCCGCGTCCTCGGCGACACCCGGATGCGCACCGAGACCGGCGCGTCCGTCGTGGCGGTGCTGCGGCGGGCCGACGCGATACCGTCCCCGGCGCCGGACTTCCGCCTCGCCGGCGGTGACACGCTGATCGTGATCGGCACCCGCGAGGGTGTCGACGCCGCCGCGGCGATACTCGGGCGGGAGTGA